A genome region from Chthonomonas sp. includes the following:
- a CDS encoding SDR family NAD(P)-dependent oxidoreductase: MLDRNPARAIVVGASSGLGLEIARQLLEAGWRVALLARNVEPMMALGGDSLVFEHDVTDFAAIPALFLQVTQELGGLDAVFYVAGVMPAITHTEYNFEKDSSMIQVNCMGAVAWLNEAATRFSRIGEGTIIAIGSVAGERGRLGQPVYNASKSFVNTYTESLRNRLPQIKVTTFKPGPVETPLTAHLDIKKMSVEVAARKVIAGMHSGRELFLSPVHKVIFTIIRNIPSGIFRRLKL; this comes from the coding sequence ATGCTCGATCGCAACCCAGCCCGCGCCATTGTGGTCGGCGCGTCCTCGGGATTGGGTTTAGAAATCGCCCGCCAACTGCTGGAAGCCGGCTGGCGCGTGGCGTTGCTCGCCCGCAACGTCGAGCCGATGATGGCGCTCGGCGGGGACAGCCTAGTTTTTGAGCATGATGTTACGGATTTCGCCGCGATTCCTGCACTTTTCTTGCAAGTGACCCAGGAGCTTGGGGGGCTGGACGCTGTCTTCTATGTCGCCGGAGTGATGCCCGCCATCACCCACACTGAATACAACTTTGAGAAGGATTCTTCCATGATTCAGGTGAACTGCATGGGCGCAGTAGCCTGGCTCAACGAGGCGGCGACCCGGTTCTCGCGGATCGGTGAAGGGACAATCATCGCGATTGGGAGCGTCGCCGGTGAACGGGGGCGCTTGGGTCAGCCCGTTTACAATGCATCCAAGTCTTTCGTCAATACTTATACAGAATCGCTGCGCAATCGTCTGCCCCAGATCAAAGTGACCACCTTCAAGCCCGGGCCGGTGGAAACTCCGCTGACCGCGCACCTCGACATCAAGAAAATGTCGGTCGAGGTTGCGGCCCGCAAAGTGATCGCGGGCATGCATTCGGGCCGCGAATTGTTCCTGTCGCCGGTCCACAAAGTCATTTTCACGATCATCCGCAATATCCCTAGCGGCATCTTTCGGAGGCTCAAGCTTTGA